The following proteins are co-located in the Methylomonas sp. 11b genome:
- a CDS encoding DUF6763 family protein: MATITDPVIGRWYKDLESNLTFKVVAIEGNDESVEVQFANGDLGEYDNESWYGSTIDYIEDPEDWSAPFDDLEADDLGYTDPDRHARPDAEDLDISDLLD; the protein is encoded by the coding sequence ATGGCAACCATTACAGATCCGGTCATTGGCCGTTGGTATAAAGACCTGGAAAGTAATCTCACCTTCAAGGTCGTAGCGATTGAAGGTAACGACGAATCGGTGGAAGTGCAGTTCGCCAACGGCGACTTGGGCGAGTACGACAACGAATCCTGGTACGGTTCTACTATCGATTACATAGAAGACCCGGAAGATTGGAGCGCGCCCTTCGACGACCTGGAAGCCGACGATCTGGGCTACACAGACCCTGATCGCCACGCCCGCCCGGATGCGGAAGATTTGGACATTAGCGATTTGTTGGATTGA
- a CDS encoding SlyX family protein — MSEDRFIELEIKQAYQEDLIQALNQVVADQQKQIGKLEETCKLLHDKIKSLALDDRQAGAVDERPPHY, encoded by the coding sequence ATGAGCGAAGACAGATTCATCGAATTGGAGATCAAACAAGCGTACCAGGAAGATTTGATTCAGGCCTTGAACCAAGTGGTGGCAGACCAGCAAAAGCAAATCGGCAAACTGGAAGAAACCTGTAAATTGCTGCACGACAAGATCAAAAGCCTGGCGCTGGATGATCGCCAAGCCGGAGCGGTCGACGAGCGTCCGCCCCATTACTGA
- a CDS encoding D-alanyl-D-alanine carboxypeptidase family protein has translation MSTLPKTRLALLSLACLMLQSAPAAARYAAIVIDADTGRVVHETESTQRWYPASLTKVMTIYLTLSALENGRLRLTDTVFASKHAASQPPSKLGLRTGQSLTVEQAIMAVTTRSANDAAVVLAEKLGGTESNFATMMTQQARTLGMYNSSFENASGLPNDGQISSARDLALLSAALIRDFPQHYHYFSATEFNYKGRVMPNTNRILKSYPDADGLKTGFTCGSGYNLIASAKRNGHRLIGVLLGAHSSGERFEQMGNLLDMGFANSEKGLFGEHISQLKDYSALPPPFQLSSNRCAGSAEQMGADSGSSRYEPIRINAPYNSRREKLTQLAQAKPQSHGSVWTVSMGSYPRKIDADVNLQRARNALGPLAKSGRAGIVKTKSKGSTAWRAQWTGLQQDDSQDFCRRLRAKRMDCSASPQPRTSLATASNPTKQLRRVSQRKS, from the coding sequence TTGAGCACCCTACCGAAAACCCGTTTAGCGCTACTTTCTCTAGCTTGCCTAATGTTGCAGAGCGCTCCTGCGGCCGCCAGATACGCGGCAATCGTGATCGACGCCGACACTGGCCGCGTGGTCCACGAAACCGAATCCACCCAACGCTGGTATCCCGCGTCGTTGACCAAGGTCATGACCATCTATTTAACGCTTTCGGCATTAGAAAATGGCCGTCTGCGACTGACCGATACCGTGTTTGCGTCAAAACACGCCGCCTCGCAACCGCCTTCCAAACTGGGTTTGCGCACCGGCCAAAGTTTGACGGTAGAACAAGCCATCATGGCGGTCACCACTCGTTCCGCCAATGACGCAGCCGTAGTACTGGCGGAAAAGTTGGGCGGCACGGAAAGCAATTTTGCGACGATGATGACTCAACAAGCACGTACCCTGGGCATGTACAACAGCTCGTTCGAAAACGCCAGCGGCTTGCCAAACGACGGTCAAATCAGTAGCGCCCGTGACTTGGCCTTGTTGTCCGCCGCCTTGATTCGCGACTTCCCGCAACATTATCATTATTTTTCGGCGACGGAATTTAACTACAAAGGGCGGGTAATGCCCAATACCAACCGCATCCTGAAAAGCTATCCGGATGCCGACGGTCTGAAAACCGGTTTTACCTGCGGCTCCGGCTACAACCTGATCGCCTCGGCCAAACGCAACGGCCACCGCTTGATCGGCGTGTTATTAGGCGCGCACAGCAGCGGCGAACGCTTTGAACAAATGGGCAATCTGTTGGATATGGGCTTTGCCAATAGCGAAAAAGGCCTGTTCGGCGAACATATTTCGCAATTGAAGGATTACAGCGCCCTGCCGCCGCCGTTTCAGTTGTCGTCAAACCGTTGTGCCGGCAGTGCGGAACAAATGGGCGCCGACTCCGGCAGCAGCCGATATGAGCCGATTCGAATAAATGCGCCTTACAACAGCCGCCGCGAAAAACTCACGCAATTGGCGCAAGCCAAGCCGCAAAGCCACGGCAGCGTTTGGACGGTTAGCATGGGCAGTTATCCGAGAAAAATCGATGCCGATGTCAATCTACAGCGTGCGCGTAATGCTCTTGGTCCGTTAGCTAAATCCGGGCGGGCCGGCATCGTCAAAACCAAATCAAAAGGCAGCACTGCTTGGCGAGCCCAATGGACCGGCTTACAACAAGACGACAGTCAGGATTTTTGTCGGCGCTTGCGCGCCAAACGCATGGATTGCAGCGCCTCGCCACAACCCAGAACAAGTTTGGCGACAGCTTCCAACCCAACCAAGCAGCTACGCCGCGTCAGCCAGCGTAAGTCGTAA
- a CDS encoding cation diffusion facilitator family transporter, which yields MSHSNSASAIIYAFAANLGIALTKTGAAVWTGSGSLLAEAIHSFADCGNQVLLFIGMKRSARAATQHHPMGFGREAYIWSMMVAITLFSVGGLFSIHEGWLRYHEPHTVENAGMALAILAIAVVLEGFSLRAALAAMENERGERGIWQWFKETQSSELMVVIGEDLAALLGLVIAAAMLGLTMLTGNSAYDAVGSMLIGALLVVVAVLIGREVHSLLLGEADVTIRDAVQSYLEKQGCINRVLNIWAVSHGSQVMLAIKAELLADLSVGEAVELINGMEKQIKIDHPRVNWVFFEIDNSD from the coding sequence ATGTCTCACAGTAATTCGGCCTCAGCCATCATTTATGCGTTCGCCGCCAATCTGGGCATCGCCTTGACCAAAACCGGCGCGGCAGTCTGGACCGGCTCCGGCTCGCTGCTGGCGGAAGCCATTCATTCCTTTGCCGATTGCGGCAATCAGGTCTTGTTGTTTATTGGTATGAAACGCTCGGCGCGGGCAGCAACGCAGCACCATCCCATGGGCTTTGGCCGGGAAGCGTATATCTGGTCGATGATGGTAGCGATTACGCTATTCTCGGTGGGCGGATTATTCTCGATCCACGAGGGTTGGTTGCGTTATCACGAACCGCATACCGTGGAAAACGCCGGTATGGCTTTGGCGATATTGGCTATCGCCGTGGTTTTGGAAGGATTTTCGTTGCGCGCTGCCTTGGCAGCGATGGAAAACGAGCGTGGCGAACGGGGCATTTGGCAATGGTTTAAAGAAACTCAATCCAGCGAATTGATGGTGGTGATCGGCGAGGACTTGGCCGCGCTGCTTGGCTTGGTGATAGCCGCGGCGATGCTGGGTTTGACTATGCTTACCGGCAATTCAGCCTACGACGCGGTTGGCTCGATGTTGATCGGCGCATTGTTGGTGGTAGTGGCGGTGTTAATCGGCCGAGAAGTGCATTCTTTACTGCTCGGCGAAGCCGATGTCACGATTCGCGATGCAGTGCAAAGCTATCTGGAAAAACAAGGCTGTATCAACCGTGTGCTGAATATTTGGGCTGTTAGCCACGGCAGCCAAGTGATGCTGGCGATTAAAGCCGAATTGCTGGCGGATTTGAGCGTGGGGGAAGCTGTTGAATTAATTAACGGAATGGAAAAACAGATCAAAATCGACCATCCTCGCGTGAATTGGGTCTTTTTCGAAATCGATAATTCTGATTAA
- a CDS encoding PepSY-associated TM helix domain-containing protein, which produces MKLTAGKKQARRQFWLAVHLYLGLSLGLIIALVGLTGSLLVFYIDLDEWLNPQLIISEPSPQRQSYEDIFQALRRAEPTRQRGWRLEIPDDPQRAITARYYKPQETEHHGFAPLMLSVDPYTGSVLANRFWGEFAMTWLYDLHYKLLLDETGKILMAIVGGLLLMSLVSGVYLWWPPLHKLKSALSLKRHASRERLNYDLHKLAGVYSLIVMLVLAVTGVALEIPQYVNPILGYFSPLQASPAPKSAITQNNPARISLDQAVAVGQARFPQARLCWIETPHDTNGSYRINLRQAGEPSLRFPKTNVWVDQYSGQVLAISNPDELGGSDTVINWLHPLHTGEAFGLTGQLLVLFSGLVCPILFITGLIRWLQKRRGRRTTKRQSLSAKNQPLSPQMLNR; this is translated from the coding sequence ATGAAATTAACGGCCGGCAAAAAACAGGCTAGACGCCAGTTTTGGCTGGCCGTGCATTTGTATCTAGGCTTATCCTTGGGGCTGATCATCGCGCTGGTCGGTCTGACCGGCAGTCTATTGGTGTTTTATATCGATCTGGACGAGTGGCTGAATCCGCAATTGATCATTTCCGAACCCAGCCCCCAACGGCAAAGCTACGAAGATATTTTTCAAGCCTTGCGCCGGGCAGAACCTACCCGGCAACGCGGCTGGCGGCTGGAAATACCAGACGATCCGCAGCGGGCGATCACCGCCCGCTACTATAAGCCGCAAGAAACCGAGCATCACGGCTTTGCCCCGCTGATGTTGTCGGTCGATCCTTATACCGGCTCGGTACTCGCCAATCGCTTCTGGGGCGAATTTGCGATGACCTGGCTTTACGATCTGCATTACAAATTGTTGCTGGACGAAACCGGCAAGATATTGATGGCTATCGTGGGCGGCTTGTTGCTGATGTCCTTGGTCAGCGGCGTCTATCTGTGGTGGCCGCCGCTGCACAAATTAAAGAGCGCTTTGAGCCTAAAGCGACATGCCAGCCGCGAACGCTTAAATTACGATCTACATAAACTGGCGGGCGTCTACAGCTTAATCGTGATGCTGGTATTGGCGGTAACCGGGGTAGCTTTGGAGATTCCGCAATATGTCAATCCTATACTAGGTTATTTCTCGCCTTTGCAGGCATCGCCCGCGCCAAAATCGGCCATAACCCAAAACAACCCAGCCCGCATCAGCCTGGATCAAGCCGTCGCTGTCGGCCAAGCCCGCTTCCCGCAGGCGCGCCTGTGCTGGATAGAAACGCCGCACGACACCAACGGCAGCTATCGCATCAATCTGCGCCAAGCCGGCGAACCCAGTCTGCGCTTTCCCAAAACCAATGTCTGGGTGGATCAATATTCCGGCCAGGTGTTGGCCATCAGCAATCCGGATGAGCTTGGCGGCTCCGATACCGTCATTAACTGGCTGCATCCGCTGCATACCGGCGAAGCGTTTGGTTTGACCGGCCAATTGCTGGTGTTATTCTCCGGCCTCGTCTGCCCAATACTGTTTATCACCGGGCTGATACGCTGGCTGCAAAAACGTCGCGGTCGGCGTACGACCAAACGGCAGTCGCTCAGCGCAAAAAACCAGCCGCTATCGCCCCAAATGCTGAATCGATAA
- a CDS encoding TonB-dependent receptor domain-containing protein translates to MDCKLNTPPEKKPRRRAPLLALALAASIDASAADSSGASIDLPAQPLAATLENLAKSTNTKLIYADSVVQGLQAQPLKGNYTVQQALEKVLSQNGLQYEQVGEGVIAVKKVPAPKAQAIKDDSIFELGAVTVSDQAENVKLTSKDIATSVDIMYADKIADQNVLTAYDLFHRMPGVQVTQFGQGITTGKMSFRGFNGEGRVNAVKLLIDGVPSNTNSGDTYFIDSLFPLDIESIEVVRGTNDARYGLHSFAGNISMNTTAGGNYAKGRLSYGSFNTHDIQSGLGYEKDGLSQNYQISYRASDGYRDHSDTDKNSFSGKWFYTPDDQKYKIGLIARWSEAGAQEPGYMTYQEQLLNQTQTFARNATDGGKRTVGQVSTHLDVNLSKTLFWSSKVYGNLFDDQRYVTYGPGAAQQERDRDEIQYGAMTSLTYHPVVSWLDDFSLETGFDFQQQENKYLRYLTDSRVRRSSGLRNDEKWDFLNYGGYIQAVIKPFKWLKLTPGYRADIIDGSFFNYRPGTTFGSSPLNDYGTISQPKIGAVITPIEGYSLYGNWGRTFQVGLGQATFIGRNQANIGPSLNDGWEVGVKLKPVDWAEGRVAYWAQDASNEISRNLASVDSTMIGATKRQGVDIEVKVYPTDKVGVWAAYSLQEAKVTNPPVVSAGTMEYVAGNQVVNTPNYLFSAGIDYQILPQLRSSLWTSGQGDYFVDQANQRGQYGEYALLNLDLGYQVTKEVELQFQAKNLTDARREYVWYDETFGATAQPFFSPGDGIAFYGAVNVKFDY, encoded by the coding sequence ATGGATTGCAAACTTAACACCCCACCTGAGAAAAAACCGCGCCGACGGGCGCCGCTGCTGGCTTTGGCCCTAGCTGCTTCAATAGACGCAAGCGCGGCAGACAGCTCCGGCGCGAGCATAGACCTTCCCGCGCAGCCGCTGGCAGCTACGTTGGAGAACCTGGCAAAGTCCACCAATACCAAACTGATATACGCCGACTCAGTGGTGCAAGGCTTGCAAGCCCAGCCGCTGAAGGGCAATTACACTGTACAACAGGCCTTGGAAAAAGTGTTAAGTCAGAACGGCTTACAGTACGAGCAAGTGGGCGAAGGCGTAATTGCGGTTAAAAAAGTCCCAGCACCAAAAGCACAAGCCATCAAGGACGATTCGATTTTCGAGCTGGGTGCGGTCACCGTTAGTGATCAAGCAGAAAATGTAAAATTAACCAGCAAGGACATCGCCACTTCGGTGGACATCATGTACGCCGATAAGATCGCCGACCAAAACGTGTTGACGGCCTACGACTTATTCCACCGTATGCCCGGCGTCCAAGTTACTCAATTCGGCCAAGGCATTACGACCGGAAAAATGTCGTTTCGCGGCTTCAATGGCGAAGGCCGGGTTAACGCGGTCAAATTACTGATCGACGGCGTTCCCAGCAACACCAACAGTGGCGACACCTATTTCATCGACTCGCTGTTTCCGCTGGACATCGAGTCGATTGAAGTGGTGCGCGGTACCAACGACGCCCGCTACGGCCTGCACTCTTTTGCCGGTAACATCAGCATGAACACCACCGCTGGCGGCAACTACGCCAAGGGCCGGCTCAGTTACGGCAGTTTCAATACCCACGACATCCAGTCCGGGCTGGGTTACGAAAAAGACGGTCTCTCGCAAAACTATCAAATATCCTATCGTGCCAGCGACGGCTACCGCGACCACAGCGACACCGATAAAAACAGCTTTTCCGGCAAATGGTTTTACACCCCGGACGACCAAAAATACAAAATAGGTCTGATCGCCCGCTGGAGCGAAGCCGGCGCTCAAGAACCCGGCTATATGACTTACCAGGAACAGTTACTCAATCAAACCCAAACCTTCGCCCGAAATGCCACCGACGGCGGCAAACGTACGGTTGGTCAAGTCAGCACCCATTTGGATGTCAACCTCAGCAAAACCTTATTCTGGTCGTCCAAGGTTTACGGTAACTTATTCGACGACCAACGTTACGTGACCTATGGTCCAGGCGCGGCGCAGCAAGAACGCGACCGCGATGAAATCCAGTACGGCGCGATGACCTCGCTAACCTACCATCCGGTTGTCAGTTGGTTGGACGACTTTTCGCTGGAAACCGGTTTCGATTTCCAGCAGCAGGAGAACAAATACCTGCGTTATTTGACCGATAGCCGGGTTCGCCGTAGCAGCGGTTTGCGTAACGACGAGAAGTGGGATTTCTTGAACTACGGCGGCTACATTCAGGCCGTGATCAAACCCTTCAAATGGTTAAAGCTGACACCGGGCTACCGTGCCGATATCATCGACGGCAGCTTTTTCAACTACCGCCCCGGCACCACCTTCGGCTCTTCACCGTTGAACGATTACGGCACGATTTCGCAGCCGAAAATCGGCGCGGTGATTACGCCAATCGAAGGTTACAGCCTTTACGGTAACTGGGGCCGCACCTTCCAGGTCGGCCTGGGACAGGCAACCTTCATCGGCCGTAACCAAGCCAACATTGGCCCCTCGTTGAACGATGGCTGGGAAGTTGGGGTCAAGCTGAAACCGGTGGATTGGGCCGAGGGCCGGGTCGCCTATTGGGCACAAGACGCCAGCAACGAAATCAGCCGCAATTTGGCTAGCGTCGATTCGACGATGATCGGTGCCACCAAGCGCCAGGGCGTGGACATTGAAGTCAAGGTCTACCCCACCGACAAAGTCGGCGTTTGGGCGGCCTACTCTTTACAGGAAGCTAAAGTCACCAATCCGCCGGTGGTTTCGGCTGGCACTATGGAATACGTCGCCGGCAATCAGGTGGTCAATACCCCGAATTATTTGTTTTCGGCCGGTATCGACTACCAAATTTTGCCGCAATTGCGTTCTTCGCTGTGGACCAGCGGCCAAGGCGATTACTTTGTCGATCAAGCCAATCAACGCGGCCAATACGGGGAATACGCCCTACTTAACCTCGATTTGGGCTATCAGGTGACCAAGGAAGTGGAATTGCAATTTCAAGCCAAAAACCTGACCGATGCGCGCCGGGAATACGTTTGGTACGACGAAACTTTCGGCGCCACCGCCCAACCGTTCTTCTCGCCGGGCGACGGCATTGCCTTCTACGGCGCCGTCAACGTCAAGTTCGACTACTAA
- a CDS encoding FecR family protein — MKAPNLSQEQQILKQAATWFVELQSEYCNDRRRQAFAQWLLQNPAHQQAYDDIASLWGNLDKLKTREVAGLSAARSARPRIWRNGKMLTGSLLLATILTGAWLDFKAPSRVYQTGIGERQTLQLADGSQLQLNTDTQLRVRLSWWRREIELQQGEAMFNVAHQAWRPFNVHTGNLQIKDIGTVFNVRHDALGTAVSVLEGEVALYAGRSWFGENLPAGFSRKIDPNGHWQKSEKPNPEQVAAWLNGQLLFDHTPLTEVVAELERYHAVRFAFADPTLAKQTLSGSFNSADLKPFLQALEKILPIRVQRQKQTIVLYSR, encoded by the coding sequence ATGAAGGCGCCTAACCTTTCGCAAGAACAACAGATTCTTAAACAAGCCGCGACATGGTTTGTGGAGTTGCAGTCCGAATACTGCAACGACAGGCGGCGGCAAGCATTCGCGCAATGGCTTCTGCAAAACCCCGCGCATCAGCAGGCTTACGATGACATAGCCAGCCTTTGGGGAAACCTGGATAAGCTAAAAACCCGCGAGGTAGCTGGTTTGAGTGCCGCACGCTCAGCGCGGCCCCGCATCTGGCGAAACGGCAAAATGTTAACCGGCAGCCTGCTGCTTGCGACGATATTGACCGGCGCATGGCTGGACTTCAAGGCCCCTAGCAGGGTTTACCAAACAGGCATTGGCGAACGGCAAACCTTGCAGCTGGCCGACGGTTCCCAACTGCAATTGAATACAGACACACAACTGCGTGTGCGACTGTCCTGGTGGCGCCGCGAGATCGAATTGCAGCAAGGCGAAGCCATGTTCAACGTCGCCCATCAGGCTTGGCGCCCTTTTAACGTACATACCGGCAATCTACAAATTAAAGACATCGGCACCGTGTTTAACGTGCGGCACGATGCTTTGGGCACCGCCGTATCGGTACTGGAAGGCGAAGTGGCCCTGTACGCCGGCCGCAGCTGGTTTGGCGAAAATTTACCGGCCGGCTTCAGCCGCAAGATAGACCCAAACGGCCACTGGCAAAAATCCGAAAAACCCAATCCCGAACAAGTGGCGGCATGGCTTAACGGCCAGCTGTTGTTCGACCATACCCCGCTGACCGAAGTCGTCGCGGAATTGGAGCGTTATCACGCCGTGCGTTTTGCGTTTGCCGATCCTACTTTGGCCAAACAAACCCTGAGCGGCAGTTTCAATAGCGCCGATCTCAAGCCGTTTCTACAAGCCCTGGAAAAAATCCTGCCTATCCGCGTACAACGCCAAAAGCAAACCATCGTGCTTTACAGCCGCTAA
- a CDS encoding RNA polymerase sigma factor, producing the protein MSVIAIQHDQIAELFLNHKEAIVDFLLQKVKCPDAAQDLSQETYLRLLGKDSLAHTDNLPGYLFRTAERLSIDFIRHHQLSGAKTQGLDDELTCPLMQPEDFAILSQQCERLLLAIASLPRQCRHILLLRKIDELTYAQIAGQLGISEKTVQRQLVKAMLHCHQMFNDVRY; encoded by the coding sequence TTGTCCGTCATCGCCATCCAGCACGATCAGATAGCCGAATTATTTCTGAATCATAAAGAAGCCATCGTCGATTTTTTGCTGCAAAAGGTAAAGTGCCCCGATGCCGCACAAGATCTGAGTCAGGAGACTTATTTACGTTTACTGGGCAAGGACAGTCTGGCGCACACCGACAATCTGCCCGGTTATCTGTTTCGTACCGCCGAACGACTGTCGATAGACTTTATTCGCCACCATCAGCTTAGCGGCGCAAAGACTCAAGGCTTAGACGACGAGCTGACTTGCCCGCTTATGCAACCCGAGGACTTTGCCATTCTTAGCCAGCAATGCGAGCGCCTGTTACTGGCTATCGCCAGCCTGCCACGGCAATGCCGACATATTTTACTGCTGCGCAAGATCGACGAATTAACTTATGCGCAAATCGCCGGACAACTGGGCATCTCCGAAAAGACCGTGCAACGCCAATTGGTCAAAGCCATGCTGCACTGCCATCAGATGTTCAACGACGTGCGTTACTAA